In Desulfuromonadaceae bacterium, a single genomic region encodes these proteins:
- a CDS encoding DUF1302 domain-containing protein: MMKQTIKKFWSYGSPVGGFVLSVLILSTLVVSSAAAFQFEAGEITGSLDSTLSYGATWRVQNQSSKLIGTAAGGTARSVNFDDGNLNYGKGLISNVAKLTSDLAVNYRSVGLFLRGTTFYDYENEKGDRDKAPLTSEAKDLVGSSTDLLDAYIHASFNAGSIPMQFRVGDQVVSWGESTFIQNSINSINPVNVSAIRLPGAELKEALIPEGMIWGSIGATANTTLEGFYLYDWEETVIDPPGSYWSTNDFVGEGGSRVMLGWGGVPDTVPASTGAVVGRSATQEASDDGQYGLALRVYTPALNETEFGFYFINYHSRLPIINARTGTAAAAAGVDPQGRTYAETASYFVSYPEDIKLYGISFNTQLKGSGIALQGEVSYRQDMPLQIDDIEILFAALGAQDNLSPGNTGAAPLATYGQLGLIPFESVVPGYIKRDVVQVQSTATKLLGPTFGASQFVLIGEVGITHVNDMPDKDKLRLNGPGTPISGNANLAALHFGEIEPADAFADATSWGYRLATRLDYDNAIGAVTLSPRVAWQHDVNGISPGPGGNFIEGRMAVTVGIGANYLNSWTADLSYTNFFGAGRYNLLNDRDIVAANIKYSF; encoded by the coding sequence ATGATGAAGCAAACGATTAAAAAATTCTGGAGCTACGGCTCACCGGTCGGTGGATTTGTCCTGTCTGTTTTGATTCTTTCAACTTTAGTGGTCTCTTCTGCGGCAGCATTTCAGTTCGAAGCAGGGGAGATCACCGGCAGCCTCGATTCGACCCTCTCGTACGGGGCGACGTGGCGGGTGCAGAATCAGAGTTCTAAGCTGATCGGCACAGCCGCCGGTGGAACGGCGCGTTCGGTCAACTTTGATGACGGTAATCTTAATTATGGTAAGGGGCTGATCAGTAATGTCGCCAAACTGACCTCTGATCTGGCGGTGAACTATCGCAGCGTCGGACTTTTTCTGCGCGGCACGACATTTTATGATTACGAAAATGAGAAGGGTGATCGCGATAAAGCACCCTTGACCTCTGAGGCTAAAGATCTGGTTGGCAGCTCCACCGATCTGCTCGATGCTTATATCCACGCATCCTTTAATGCCGGTTCGATACCGATGCAGTTTCGGGTCGGCGATCAGGTTGTCAGTTGGGGTGAGAGCACTTTTATCCAGAACAGTATCAACAGCATCAATCCGGTCAATGTCAGTGCGATTCGTCTGCCGGGGGCTGAGTTGAAAGAAGCTTTAATACCGGAAGGGATGATCTGGGGTTCGATCGGAGCGACAGCGAACACCACTCTGGAAGGTTTCTACCTCTACGATTGGGAGGAGACGGTTATCGATCCTCCCGGATCGTATTGGAGTACCAACGATTTTGTCGGCGAGGGGGGGAGTCGGGTCATGCTCGGTTGGGGAGGGGTCCCTGATACGGTCCCGGCGTCTACGGGTGCTGTCGTCGGTCGATCCGCAACCCAGGAAGCCTCCGATGACGGCCAGTATGGATTAGCTTTGCGGGTCTATACACCAGCGCTCAATGAGACCGAATTCGGATTTTACTTCATTAATTATCACAGTCGTCTGCCGATTATCAACGCCCGCACCGGCACGGCCGCCGCTGCCGCCGGAGTCGACCCGCAAGGGCGTACTTATGCAGAGACAGCCAGTTATTTTGTCAGTTATCCCGAAGATATCAAACTCTACGGCATCAGTTTCAACACCCAGTTAAAAGGGTCAGGAATCGCCCTGCAGGGAGAAGTCTCCTATCGGCAGGATATGCCGTTACAGATCGATGATATTGAAATTCTGTTTGCGGCGCTCGGTGCTCAGGATAATCTCAGCCCGGGAAACACTGGTGCCGCCCCGCTTGCCACCTATGGTCAGTTGGGGTTGATCCCCTTTGAATCGGTGGTCCCCGGTTATATCAAACGGGACGTTGTGCAGGTTCAATCTACGGCGACGAAACTGTTAGGCCCCACTTTTGGAGCGAGTCAGTTTGTTCTGATCGGTGAAGTCGGCATTACCCATGTCAACGATATGCCGGACAAAGATAAACTGCGTCTGAATGGCCCCGGAACCCCCATCAGCGGTAATGCCAATCTGGCGGCCTTGCATTTTGGTGAAATTGAGCCAGCTGACGCTTTTGCCGACGCCACCTCCTGGGGATATCGTCTGGCGACGCGACTCGACTATGACAACGCCATTGGCGCGGTCACTCTTTCTCCACGGGTCGCCTGGCAGCACGACGTCAACGGCATCAGCCCCGGACCCGGTGGCAACTTCATCGAAGGGCGCATGGCGGTCACGGTGGGGATTGGCGCCAACTATCTCAACAGCTGGACCGCCGACTTGAGCTACACCAATTTCTTCGGCGCCGGACGGTACAACCTGCTCAATGATCGTGATATTGTTGCCGCCAACATCAAATACTCATTCTAA
- a CDS encoding Ig-like domain-containing protein, with protein sequence MYRVIWLFVLSLLLLLTACSSNENVETELNIDRKGFTAYFDLTAGVIPFPTNLLFSGSTDGTLNIPVDDPDAFSDPKVAMNALDGFSTVAPISTTFSSAIDPTTLTPATVRVFEVSVFTSPSLPVGGPVTGIVRELSFGREFFATLSSVDPTNSTLVILPTAPLKSSSSYMVMLTDGIKSIDGRSPQTSAHYLIAKTPNSLVGTAAEALEPVRQLVNYQEAALTGAGVDTDTVILSWTFTTQSVGVVLNAARTAATGAADNFVPIGTTASLLGAGPGLANVFAGTLDVPYYLKNADISPLDPLQSFWQGVSGSNLTFLNPNPVATSTETIPLLLSVPATGSAPWPVVIFQHGITQNRTNMLAVADSLANAGFAVVAIDMPLHGLPLGHPLRFGAERTFDLDLVNNTTGAPLDFAGGEMPDGADSSGTHFINLSSLLTSRDNVRQAVADLFALTDALTTMDYDGGGADFDISNIYFVGHSLGGIVGVPFLDLESGVKSAVLGMPGGGIAKLLDGSATFGPRIAAGLAANGVLKGSADYESFMGATQTVIDSADPINYATTVGTGRGMLLFEVIGDQVVPNNVMADAPAGTVPSPLAGTDPLAFFMGLQKNSVTSTWLRFTSGDHSSILSPAANPLVTSVMQTAMATFLATDGTTFTISDDSVLE encoded by the coding sequence ATGTACAGGGTAATCTGGTTATTCGTCCTCTCATTACTGCTTCTGCTGACGGCTTGCAGCAGTAATGAGAATGTTGAAACAGAGCTCAATATCGACAGAAAAGGGTTTACCGCTTACTTTGACCTGACCGCAGGGGTCATTCCATTCCCGACTAACCTTTTGTTCAGTGGTTCAACCGATGGGACGCTGAATATCCCGGTCGACGACCCGGATGCTTTTTCAGACCCGAAGGTGGCGATGAATGCGCTGGATGGTTTTTCGACTGTCGCGCCGATCAGCACGACCTTCAGCAGCGCTATCGACCCGACAACGTTAACGCCGGCAACAGTTAGAGTGTTTGAGGTGAGTGTTTTTACGTCTCCTAGTTTACCGGTTGGAGGTCCGGTTACGGGCATTGTCCGTGAGCTTAGTTTTGGTCGTGAATTCTTTGCAACACTCTCATCGGTCGATCCGACCAATTCTACCTTGGTGATCCTCCCCACGGCTCCCTTGAAATCGAGCAGCAGCTATATGGTCATGCTGACTGATGGTATCAAGAGCATTGATGGGCGGTCACCACAAACTTCCGCACACTATCTGATTGCCAAAACGCCAAACAGTCTTGTCGGAACGGCTGCAGAGGCTTTGGAACCGGTCAGACAGTTGGTGAATTATCAGGAAGCGGCTTTGACTGGCGCCGGGGTTGATACCGATACTGTCATTCTCAGCTGGACCTTTACCACTCAGTCGGTTGGAGTGGTATTGAACGCCGCACGTACCGCCGCAACTGGAGCGGCTGATAACTTTGTCCCGATCGGGACAACCGCATCCCTGCTGGGTGCTGGCCCTGGTCTGGCGAATGTTTTTGCCGGGACACTGGATGTCCCTTATTATCTTAAAAATGCCGATATCAGTCCGCTTGATCCGCTGCAGTCATTTTGGCAGGGGGTGAGTGGTTCTAATTTGACCTTTCTAAATCCGAACCCGGTTGCAACCAGCACCGAAACCATTCCTTTGCTACTATCCGTGCCTGCAACGGGTAGCGCACCATGGCCAGTCGTTATTTTCCAGCACGGCATTACTCAAAACCGTACCAATATGCTGGCTGTCGCAGACAGTTTAGCCAATGCCGGGTTTGCGGTCGTTGCTATAGATATGCCGTTGCATGGTTTACCTCTTGGACACCCTCTTCGTTTCGGAGCGGAGCGAACTTTTGATCTGGATCTAGTCAACAATACCACCGGCGCTCCTCTTGACTTTGCGGGTGGTGAAATGCCGGATGGTGCCGATTCCTCCGGCACCCATTTCATCAATCTTTCCAGCCTGCTGACCTCACGTGACAATGTGCGCCAGGCAGTAGCTGATCTCTTTGCCTTAACAGACGCCCTGACGACGATGGATTACGACGGCGGAGGAGCAGACTTTGATATCAGTAATATCTACTTTGTCGGACACTCTCTTGGTGGCATCGTTGGCGTCCCCTTCCTCGACCTGGAGTCTGGAGTAAAGTCGGCGGTTCTTGGCATGCCTGGCGGCGGGATTGCCAAACTCCTCGACGGATCAGCAACCTTTGGACCGCGTATTGCGGCAGGTCTGGCCGCCAATGGTGTGCTCAAGGGTTCTGCGGATTATGAAAGTTTTATGGGTGCGACCCAGACCGTTATCGATTCTGCCGATCCAATCAACTACGCAACAACGGTCGGAACGGGGCGTGGAATGTTACTGTTCGAGGTGATCGGTGATCAGGTTGTCCCGAATAATGTCATGGCTGATGCTCCGGCGGGGACGGTTCCGTCGCCGCTTGCCGGTACCGATCCTCTGGCCTTCTTTATGGGACTACAGAAGAACAGCGTGACGAGCACCTGGTTACGCTTTACTTCTGGCGACCACAGTTCGATTCTCAGCCCGGCGGCAAATCCTCTGGTCACATCTGTCATGCAGACGGCCATGGCAACCTTTTTGGCGACGGATGGCACTACTTTTACAATATCTGACGATTCTGTTCTGGAATAG